The Kiloniellales bacterium DNA window TCGTCCGGAGAGGTGGCGTAGTAGCCCTTGCCGCCGAAGGCCTCTATCATCTTGTCGTAGCGGGCGTCCTTGACGAAGACCGTGGTCGCGACATCCGGGCCGCCGGCGGGATTGACGTCCGAGCCGCGGTAGATGCCGCCGTTGTTGAAGACCACCACGCAGATCGGCAGGTCGTAGCGGCAGATGGTCTCGACCTCCATGCCGGAGAAGCCAAAGGCGCTATCGCCCTCGACCGCCAGCACGGGGTGCCCGGTCTCCACGGCGGCGGCGATGGCCTGTCCCATACCGATGCCCATGACGCCCCAGGTGCCGACGTCCAGGCGCTTCCTCGGCTTGTGCATGTCTATGATGCTGCGGGCGAAGTCGAGGGTGTTGGCGCCCTCGTTGACCAGGATCGCGTCGGGGCGCTCGGCGATGACGCCGCGCAGGACGCCCAACGCGCCGTGAAAGTCCATCGGCACGTTGTTGTTCTGCAGCTTCGGCGCCATGCGCTCGATGTTGGCCTGCTTCTTAGCCTCGACGGCGCCGGTCCAATCGGCCGGCGGCGGGGCCCAGCCCGCCTCCATGCCCTCGAGCAGGGCGGAGACGCAGGAGCCGACGTCGCCGACCAGGGGCGCGGCGATCTCGACGTTGCTGTCCATCTCCTTTGGCTCGATGTCGATCTGGACGAAGCGCTTGGGCTGGCCGCCCCAGGTCTTGCCCTTGCCGTGCGAAAGCAGCCAGTTGAGCCGGGTGCCGATCATCAGGACGACGTCGGACTCCTTCAGCACCAGGGAGCGCGCCGGCCCTGCCGACTGCGGGTGCGTGTCGGGCAGAAGGCCCTTGGCCATGCTCATCGGCAGGAAGGGAAAGCCGCTCTTCTCCACGAGCGCGCGAATCTCCGCGTCGGCCTGGGCATAGGCGGCGCCCTTGCCGAGGATGATGAGCGGCCGCTCGGCGCGCTTCAGGACCTCGAGCGCGCGCTGGACCGCGTCCGGCGCCGGCAGCTGCCGCGGCGCCGGGTCGTTCACCTTGACCAGGGATTGGCGTCCGGCCTCGGCGTCCATGACCTGGCCAAGCAGATTGGCGGGGAGGTCGAGATAGACGCCCCCCGGCCGGCCGGACAGGGCGGAGCGAATGGCCCGCGCGATGCCGATGCCGATGTCCTGGGCGTGGAGGACGCGGTAGGCCGCCTTGCAGAGGGGCTTGGCGATGGCCAGCTGGTCCATCTCCTCGTAGTCGCCCTGTTGCAGGTCGACGATCTCGCGCTCGGAGGAGCCGCTGATCAGGATCATCGGATAGCAGTTGGTGGTGGCATGGGCGAGCGCGGTCAGACCGTTGAGAAATCCGGGCGCCGACACGGTCATGCAGACGCCGGGCTTCTTCGTCAGGAAGCCGGCGATGGCGGCCGCATAGCCGGCGTGCTGTTCATGCCGGAAGGACAAGACACGCATGCCGGCGGCCTGCATGTAGCGGCCCAGATCGGTGATCGGGATTCCGGGCACATTGTAGATCGTTTTGATGTCGTTGAGCTGGAGCGCATCGATGACGAGGTGGAACCCGTCCGTCAGCGAGCCCGGTTCGGCGGCTTCCTTGGTCTCGGCCTCAACGCTTTGTGCGATTGCCGACATTTCAATCTTCTCCCCAATACCCTGGCGGCAGCACATCGGCTGGCCGTCTTGTTGTCTGCCGTGGCCCCGAGACGGAGCGCCGCGCGTTGCGGCGACCCCCGGCACGACTCAGTCCAGATAGTCCACGTTCTCTTCGATGTGCTTCGCGAGGTTCATGGTGTGCTCGCGGACCAGCCGTTCGGCCAGCTCCGCGTCGCGGGCTTCCAGCGCCTCGATGATGTGCATGTGATCGATGATCGAGCGCTTGGCGCGGTCCTTTTCGCCGATGGTCCGGGCCCGGATGCCCTTCATGTGCAGGAACAGGCCTTCGGCCGTCTCCTTGAGCAGCGCGCAGCCGCTCATCTCGAGGATCGCCTGGTGGAAGTCGATGTTGCGGTCGGAGTACTCGTCCATCCGGGCCTGGATCTGACCGTTCTCGAAGGTGGCGAAGAGCTTGCGCAGCGAGGCGATCCTTTCGTCCGACGCGGTCTCGGTAATCAGCCGTGCGGCCATGCTTTCCAGCGCCGCCCAGACCGTGATCATCTCGAGGATCTCTTTCTTGGTCTTGCGCACGATGAAGACCCCGCGCCGGGGGATCACGGTGACCAGGCCCTCCTGCTCGAGCCGGGCGAGCGCCTCGCGGATCGGCGTCCGGCTGATGCCGAGCTGCTCGGATAGCTGGCGCTCGTCCAGCTTGAGCTGGGCATCGTCGGCATAGATGTTCATCGAGGTGATGCCCTCCTTGAGCACGTCATAGATGTGCTCCTTCAGGCTGAATCGGGCCTCGATGGGTTGAACCACAAGCTGTCGCGGCATCATGCTGCTATCACCCTAGGACCGAGGTATCCAGGGCATCCTGCCCGGACCCGCCATTCGCTCGATTGCTGTGGTATACCATAGCCCAAGTACCACAGCACGGCAACCGTATTCGCCGCCGCGGCGCGGACCCGCGGCTTGCCAGATCGTGCCGCCTTCGTCCAAGCTGGCCTGCCATGGCAGCGCAGAAGACATCGCCGCAGGGCCTCGCAGCGGCCGATCTGGACCGTCTGGCGGCGGAAGCCCGGGCGGCCCTCTCGAAGGGCCGCTGGACCAAGGCCGAGACGGCCTTGCGGGACCTGATCGCGAGGCTGCCGGCGCCCCAGGCCTCGCTGCTCTACAACCTCGGCCTGGTGCTGAAACGCCAGGGCCGGCTGGAAGAGGCCCTGGCCGCCCTCGACGAGGCCTTGGCGCTGGACCCAGGGCATGCCAAGGCCCGTTTCGAGCGGGCCGCCGCCCTTGTGGACCTGGAGGACTTCGCCGCCGCCTACGGCGGCTTCGCGACCTACCTCGAGGCCGCGCCGGAAGACCCGGACGCCCTGCTCAACGCCGCGCGCTTGGCGTTGAGGCTCGGAAGGGGCAAGGCCGCTTCGGTTCACGCCGAAGCCCTGGAACGGCAGAGCCCGGAGGATCCCGCGACGCTCTTGCTGCTGGCCGAGGTCGCCGCCGAGCGCGGCGAACAGGAGACCGCTGCACGGCATTTTGGGAGAGTCCTGCATAAGGGTTCGCCTGAGCTGCGTGCCGCGGCCTTGGCTGCCATGACCCAGCGTCCGAAAGGCCGGATCCCACTCGCCCTCGACCGGCTCATGTATCCGGGAGATCAGTCGGCCCGGTAGCGCTTGCGATAGGCGCCGGGATCGGCCTTCAGGGCCTCCTGCACCTCCAGGTGCTGCGCCAGCTCGGCCTCGTCGAAGCTTGCGAAGTCGAGCTCCAGCGCTTCGCGCGGCACCGGGAAGGCCTGGGCGACCGGGGTGCCCTTGGGCAGGCGCCCCTCGAAACCGGGGTCGGTCCAAAGCGCCGGGAAGTGCACGAAGCCGCCGGCGAAGTGGTCGCAGTCGACCCGGCCGGTCAGGGTCCGGAAGGGCAGGTCCTCGCGGTTGAACGGATGGGTGAAGAGCATGGCCCAGCCCTCGGGCAGGGTGACCGACCAGAAGTTGGTGAACTTGACCACGAAGTGCCCGGGGTCGCCGAAGGGCGCGCCGGCGAGCTGCTCGGGCAAGTGAACCCCCAGGGGCGAGCGGCTGAGGCGGCTGTGCTCCAGCAGCGGCAGCTCGCTGTCCCAGGCGAAGACGCCGTCCGCGATGCGCAGCTCGGCGGCCAGCGGCATCAGCACGCCGTGGCGCAGGGCGTCGAGGAAAGGCGGGCACTGCTTGACGCTGCGGACCTTGGCGCCGAGCAGAGCGCTCTCGGCTTCGGCCGGCATCCGCTTCAGCCAGTCCGGCAGCCCCTCCGCGGCCGGCTTCGGCCGCGGCAGGTGGGGCTCAAGCTCGGGCAGGCAGCGGAACCGGAGTCTCATCACCCTCTAAACCACGGCGCTTGGCCGCAAGCCGGGCCTGGCGGTCCATCGCCCGCAGCTCGAGCTCGATCGCCAGGGTACGCTTGCGCTCCCGCTCGCGATAGTAGGCATAGAGCGTGGCGGCGACCACCGTCAGGACCACGAAGATCACCCCGATCACGTTGATCACCGGCGACAGGCCGAAACGGAAGCGCGAGCCGATCTCGGTCACCAGGGTCCAGTCGCCGCCGATGGCGAAGACCGTGGTGTTGTAGTTCTCGATCGATTGCAGAAAGGCGATCACCGCGGCGGTCGCGATGGTCGGATAGAGGAAGGGCAGGGTGATCCGCCGGAACACGAGCAGGTTCGACCCGC harbors:
- the oxc gene encoding oxalyl-CoA decarboxylase, which gives rise to MSAIAQSVEAETKEAAEPGSLTDGFHLVIDALQLNDIKTIYNVPGIPITDLGRYMQAAGMRVLSFRHEQHAGYAAAIAGFLTKKPGVCMTVSAPGFLNGLTALAHATTNCYPMILISGSSEREIVDLQQGDYEEMDQLAIAKPLCKAAYRVLHAQDIGIGIARAIRSALSGRPGGVYLDLPANLLGQVMDAEAGRQSLVKVNDPAPRQLPAPDAVQRALEVLKRAERPLIILGKGAAYAQADAEIRALVEKSGFPFLPMSMAKGLLPDTHPQSAGPARSLVLKESDVVLMIGTRLNWLLSHGKGKTWGGQPKRFVQIDIEPKEMDSNVEIAAPLVGDVGSCVSALLEGMEAGWAPPPADWTGAVEAKKQANIERMAPKLQNNNVPMDFHGALGVLRGVIAERPDAILVNEGANTLDFARSIIDMHKPRKRLDVGTWGVMGIGMGQAIAAAVETGHPVLAVEGDSAFGFSGMEVETICRYDLPICVVVFNNGGIYRGSDVNPAGGPDVATTVFVKDARYDKMIEAFGGKGYYATSPDELRRAVNEAMDSGKPSLVNAVIDENAGTESGRIGNLNPQSVVSKK
- a CDS encoding GntR family transcriptional regulator, which gives rise to MMPRQLVVQPIEARFSLKEHIYDVLKEGITSMNIYADDAQLKLDERQLSEQLGISRTPIREALARLEQEGLVTVIPRRGVFIVRKTKKEILEMITVWAALESMAARLITETASDERIASLRKLFATFENGQIQARMDEYSDRNIDFHQAILEMSGCALLKETAEGLFLHMKGIRARTIGEKDRAKRSIIDHMHIIEALEARDAELAERLVREHTMNLAKHIEENVDYLD
- a CDS encoding tetratricopeptide repeat protein, whose product is MAAQKTSPQGLAAADLDRLAAEARAALSKGRWTKAETALRDLIARLPAPQASLLYNLGLVLKRQGRLEEALAALDEALALDPGHAKARFERAAALVDLEDFAAAYGGFATYLEAAPEDPDALLNAARLALRLGRGKAASVHAEALERQSPEDPATLLLLAEVAAERGEQETAARHFGRVLHKGSPELRAAALAAMTQRPKGRIPLALDRLMYPGDQSAR